In Solanum lycopersicum chromosome 5, SLM_r2.1, the following are encoded in one genomic region:
- the LOC101253381 gene encoding MAR-binding filament-like protein 1 isoform X2 has product MKKFFFFRTSSNDANNPSPPSKEKSSNSIDKSQSSKEASSPSLRRSLSLSSGSFYDSGSGKKNFRDPSRSPCHSKKVHPKKSGRDSCRRARTPERQPPDNFFQRHDMENGYLVRKHSSGASFSTHHYDPSESSSHSSSNVSSKVLDRYIDGEQEQEKRASANLFPSEDDLEIGYACTQLPPRVHLTAPGSPLPDVRKQRPTSQSFRETKPSKLCFTSGELGDTGFEHESPRKLAKKVVERLSQSRSMAKISSEDFDSDGPITIEDIYSGNLSRCPSVCSDGVPRKSCSADDPNARTYEYHHEAIPGLDEKNYLGMEDNSDLVLLRKLKEAEERAVLLSEELEDGKFLHGRGLSVPVLIQTIRSLTEEKLQMAVEVSSMLQDQVAERASAKEEARRLQEELDSRTRRLEMEKNELQSALEKELDRRSSEWSLKLEKYQIEEHRLRERVRELAEQNVSLQREVSSFNEKELDNRSKISFSEKQLEDLSKRVEEVSEENQNLRQQLSQLQEEYRVAQDDREYVRENYQEKVKECEDLHRSIARLQRTCNEQEKTIDGLRGFCEDVGKKTPANYDNQLEKLQVEQIRLVGVERALRKEVDSFRIQIDSLRHENISLLNRLRGNGKEGGFSTFRLDQELCNRVCCLQNQGLNMLRESSQLCGKLLEYTKENVRQNGGIDGQFLIECNVKIQGFKRGIETLTSSLQTVSSVINEKSHPVNSDSQPSSKGDAFHQQNSQKPDEIKQSELKSETLLTAVLREKLYSKEMDIEQLQADLAAAVRGNDILKCEVQNALDTLSCAKHKLKDLELQMIKKDENINQLQNDLQECMKELSLMKGILPKVSQERDYMWEEVKNYSEKNMLLNSEVNTLKKKVETLDEDILMKEGQITILKDSLGKPFDLLSSPDSTREFLLE; this is encoded by the exons ATGAAGAAATTCTTCTTTTTCCGGACATCATCTAATGATGCAAACAACCCTTCACCACCATCAAAGGAGAAGTCATCTAACAGTATTGACAAATCACAAAGCAGTAAGGAGGCTTCTTCTCCAAGTCTTAGAAGGAGTCTTTCATTGTCCTCTGGATCCTTTTACGACAGTGGGTCAGGAAAAAAGAATTTCAGGGATCCAAGCAGATCTCCATGTCACAGTAAGAAAGTTCATCCTAAGAAATCTGGTCGTGATTCATGCCG TCGTGCACGTACTCCTGAGAGGCAACCCCCAGATAATTTCTTTCAGAGACATGATATGGAAAATGGTTATTTGGTAAGGAAGCACagttctggtgcatctttcagTACACACCACTATGATCCATCAGAGAGCTCTTCTCATAGCTCCAGTAATGTCTCTAGTAAGGTTTTAGATCGTTATATAGATGGGGAGCAAGAGCAGGAAAAGAGGGCCTCAGCTAACCTCTTTCCTTCGGAAGATGATCTTGAGATTGGGTATGCCTGCACACAGCTGCCTCCAAGAGTTCACCTTACAGCTCCTGGTTCGCCACTACCTGATGTCAGGAAGCAGAGACCAACGTCTCAATCTTTCAGAGAAACAAAACCATCTAAACTTTGTTTTACGTCTGGAGAGTTGGGTGATACAGGTTTTGAGCATGAATCTCCGCGAAAACTTGCAAAGAAGGTGGTTGAGAGGCTCTCTCAGTCTCGGTCAATGGCAAAAATAAGTTCAGAAGATTTTGATTCTGATGGCCCAATTACTATTGAAGATATCTACAGTGGAAATCTGAGTAGATGTCCAAGTGTATGTTCTGATGGTGTTCCCCGGAAGAGCTGTTCAGCAGATGATCCTAATGCTAGGACCTACGAATATCACCACGAAGCGATTCCAGGCCTTGATGAGAAAAACTATTTGGGAATGGAAGACAATTCAGATTTGGTACTATTGAGAAAACTTAAGGAAGCTGAGGAGCGTGCTGTGCTGCTCTCAGAAGAGCTTGAAGATGGAAAATTTCTTCATGGCAGAGGCCTTAGTGTTCCAGTGTTGATTCAGACTATTAGAAGCTTGACAGAGGAGAAGTTACAAATGGCTGTTGAAGTTTCAAGCATGCTACAGGATCAAGTTGCTGAAAGGGCTTCTGCTAAGGAAGAAGCCAGACGATTGCAGGAAGAATTAGATTCACGGACACGAAGATTGGAGATGGAGAAGAATGAGTTACAATCAGCTCTGGAAAAGGAGTTGGATAGAAGATCCAGCGAGTGGTCTCTAAAACTAGAGAAGTACCAAATTGAAGAACATAGACTCCGTGAAAGGGTGAGAGAGCTGGCAGAGCAGAATGTCTCTCTACAAAGGGAAGTCTCTTCATTTAATGAGAAGGAATTGGATAATAGAAGCAAAATATCATTCTCAGAGAAACAACTTGAAGATTTGTCTAAGAGAGTTGAGGAAGTGTCTGAGGAGAATCAAAATCTAAGGCAGCAGCTTTCTCAGTTACAAGAGGAATATCGAGTAGCTCAAGATGACCGAGAATATGTCAGGGAAAACTACCAGGAAAAGGTTAAAGAATGTGAGGACCTGCACAGATCTATTGCTAGATTGCAAAGGACTTGCAATGAACAAGAGAAGACAATTGATGGTCTGCGAGGATTTTGTGAGGATGTTGGCAAGAAGACTCCAGCAAACTATGATAACCAGTTGGAGAAGTTGCAAGTAGAGCAAATTAGATTGGTAGGTGTGGAACGTGCTCTAAGGAAGGAGGTGGACTCTTTTCGGATCCAGATTGATTCTCTACGACATGAAAATATTAGCTTGTTGAATCGTTTAAGAGGCAACGGAAAGGAGGGTGGGTTTTCAACTTTTAGGCTAGATCAGGAATTATGCAATCGTGTATGCTGCTTGCAAAATCAGGGGCTTAATATGCTGAGGGAGAGCAGCCAGCTTTGTGGAAAGCTATTAGAGTACACAAAAGAAAATGTGAGACAAAATGGGGGAATTGATGGTCAATTCTTAATTGAATGCAATGTAAAGATCCAGGGTTTTAAGAGGGGAATTGAAACTCTGACAAGCAGCTTGCAGACGGTGTCATCTGTGATAAATGAGAAGTCCCACCCAGTAAATTCAGATTCTCAGCCATCTAGCAAGGGTGATGCATTTCACCAGCAAAACAGTCAGAAACCAGAT GAAATTAAGCAATCAGAGCTCAAATCGGAGACTTTGCTGACAGCTGTGTTGAGGGAGAAGCTTTATTCCAAGGAGATGGATATAGAGCAACTTCAGGCTGATCTGGCAGCAGCAGTCAGAGGTAACGATATCCTCAAATGTGAAGTTCAAAATGCGCTGGACACTCTTTCTTGTGCCAAACACAAGTTGAAAGATCTCGAGCTTCAG ATGATAAAAAAGGACGAAAATATCAACCAGCTCCAGAATGATTTGCAAGAATGCATGAAGGAACTTAGCCTCATGAAGGGGATACTACCAAAAGTATCTCAGGAAAGAGATTACATGTGGGAGGAAGTTAAGAACTACAGTGAGAAGAACATGTTGTTGAACTCTGAGGTCAACACGTTGAAAAAGAAGGTAGAGACGCTCGATGAAGACATACTTATGAAAGAAGGTCAAATCACAATCTTGAAGGACAGCTTAGGCAAACCTTTCGATCTTCTTTCAAGTCCTGATTCTACTAGAGAATTCCTGTTGGAGTGA
- the LOC101253381 gene encoding MAR-binding filament-like protein 1 isoform X1: MKKFFFFRTSSNDANNPSPPSKEKSSNSIDKSQSSKEASSPSLRRSLSLSSGSFYDSGSGKKNFRDPSRSPCHSKKVHPKKSGRDSCRSRARTPERQPPDNFFQRHDMENGYLVRKHSSGASFSTHHYDPSESSSHSSSNVSSKVLDRYIDGEQEQEKRASANLFPSEDDLEIGYACTQLPPRVHLTAPGSPLPDVRKQRPTSQSFRETKPSKLCFTSGELGDTGFEHESPRKLAKKVVERLSQSRSMAKISSEDFDSDGPITIEDIYSGNLSRCPSVCSDGVPRKSCSADDPNARTYEYHHEAIPGLDEKNYLGMEDNSDLVLLRKLKEAEERAVLLSEELEDGKFLHGRGLSVPVLIQTIRSLTEEKLQMAVEVSSMLQDQVAERASAKEEARRLQEELDSRTRRLEMEKNELQSALEKELDRRSSEWSLKLEKYQIEEHRLRERVRELAEQNVSLQREVSSFNEKELDNRSKISFSEKQLEDLSKRVEEVSEENQNLRQQLSQLQEEYRVAQDDREYVRENYQEKVKECEDLHRSIARLQRTCNEQEKTIDGLRGFCEDVGKKTPANYDNQLEKLQVEQIRLVGVERALRKEVDSFRIQIDSLRHENISLLNRLRGNGKEGGFSTFRLDQELCNRVCCLQNQGLNMLRESSQLCGKLLEYTKENVRQNGGIDGQFLIECNVKIQGFKRGIETLTSSLQTVSSVINEKSHPVNSDSQPSSKGDAFHQQNSQKPDEIKQSELKSETLLTAVLREKLYSKEMDIEQLQADLAAAVRGNDILKCEVQNALDTLSCAKHKLKDLELQMIKKDENINQLQNDLQECMKELSLMKGILPKVSQERDYMWEEVKNYSEKNMLLNSEVNTLKKKVETLDEDILMKEGQITILKDSLGKPFDLLSSPDSTREFLLE; encoded by the exons ATGAAGAAATTCTTCTTTTTCCGGACATCATCTAATGATGCAAACAACCCTTCACCACCATCAAAGGAGAAGTCATCTAACAGTATTGACAAATCACAAAGCAGTAAGGAGGCTTCTTCTCCAAGTCTTAGAAGGAGTCTTTCATTGTCCTCTGGATCCTTTTACGACAGTGGGTCAGGAAAAAAGAATTTCAGGGATCCAAGCAGATCTCCATGTCACAGTAAGAAAGTTCATCCTAAGAAATCTGGTCGTGATTCATGCCG TAGTCGTGCACGTACTCCTGAGAGGCAACCCCCAGATAATTTCTTTCAGAGACATGATATGGAAAATGGTTATTTGGTAAGGAAGCACagttctggtgcatctttcagTACACACCACTATGATCCATCAGAGAGCTCTTCTCATAGCTCCAGTAATGTCTCTAGTAAGGTTTTAGATCGTTATATAGATGGGGAGCAAGAGCAGGAAAAGAGGGCCTCAGCTAACCTCTTTCCTTCGGAAGATGATCTTGAGATTGGGTATGCCTGCACACAGCTGCCTCCAAGAGTTCACCTTACAGCTCCTGGTTCGCCACTACCTGATGTCAGGAAGCAGAGACCAACGTCTCAATCTTTCAGAGAAACAAAACCATCTAAACTTTGTTTTACGTCTGGAGAGTTGGGTGATACAGGTTTTGAGCATGAATCTCCGCGAAAACTTGCAAAGAAGGTGGTTGAGAGGCTCTCTCAGTCTCGGTCAATGGCAAAAATAAGTTCAGAAGATTTTGATTCTGATGGCCCAATTACTATTGAAGATATCTACAGTGGAAATCTGAGTAGATGTCCAAGTGTATGTTCTGATGGTGTTCCCCGGAAGAGCTGTTCAGCAGATGATCCTAATGCTAGGACCTACGAATATCACCACGAAGCGATTCCAGGCCTTGATGAGAAAAACTATTTGGGAATGGAAGACAATTCAGATTTGGTACTATTGAGAAAACTTAAGGAAGCTGAGGAGCGTGCTGTGCTGCTCTCAGAAGAGCTTGAAGATGGAAAATTTCTTCATGGCAGAGGCCTTAGTGTTCCAGTGTTGATTCAGACTATTAGAAGCTTGACAGAGGAGAAGTTACAAATGGCTGTTGAAGTTTCAAGCATGCTACAGGATCAAGTTGCTGAAAGGGCTTCTGCTAAGGAAGAAGCCAGACGATTGCAGGAAGAATTAGATTCACGGACACGAAGATTGGAGATGGAGAAGAATGAGTTACAATCAGCTCTGGAAAAGGAGTTGGATAGAAGATCCAGCGAGTGGTCTCTAAAACTAGAGAAGTACCAAATTGAAGAACATAGACTCCGTGAAAGGGTGAGAGAGCTGGCAGAGCAGAATGTCTCTCTACAAAGGGAAGTCTCTTCATTTAATGAGAAGGAATTGGATAATAGAAGCAAAATATCATTCTCAGAGAAACAACTTGAAGATTTGTCTAAGAGAGTTGAGGAAGTGTCTGAGGAGAATCAAAATCTAAGGCAGCAGCTTTCTCAGTTACAAGAGGAATATCGAGTAGCTCAAGATGACCGAGAATATGTCAGGGAAAACTACCAGGAAAAGGTTAAAGAATGTGAGGACCTGCACAGATCTATTGCTAGATTGCAAAGGACTTGCAATGAACAAGAGAAGACAATTGATGGTCTGCGAGGATTTTGTGAGGATGTTGGCAAGAAGACTCCAGCAAACTATGATAACCAGTTGGAGAAGTTGCAAGTAGAGCAAATTAGATTGGTAGGTGTGGAACGTGCTCTAAGGAAGGAGGTGGACTCTTTTCGGATCCAGATTGATTCTCTACGACATGAAAATATTAGCTTGTTGAATCGTTTAAGAGGCAACGGAAAGGAGGGTGGGTTTTCAACTTTTAGGCTAGATCAGGAATTATGCAATCGTGTATGCTGCTTGCAAAATCAGGGGCTTAATATGCTGAGGGAGAGCAGCCAGCTTTGTGGAAAGCTATTAGAGTACACAAAAGAAAATGTGAGACAAAATGGGGGAATTGATGGTCAATTCTTAATTGAATGCAATGTAAAGATCCAGGGTTTTAAGAGGGGAATTGAAACTCTGACAAGCAGCTTGCAGACGGTGTCATCTGTGATAAATGAGAAGTCCCACCCAGTAAATTCAGATTCTCAGCCATCTAGCAAGGGTGATGCATTTCACCAGCAAAACAGTCAGAAACCAGAT GAAATTAAGCAATCAGAGCTCAAATCGGAGACTTTGCTGACAGCTGTGTTGAGGGAGAAGCTTTATTCCAAGGAGATGGATATAGAGCAACTTCAGGCTGATCTGGCAGCAGCAGTCAGAGGTAACGATATCCTCAAATGTGAAGTTCAAAATGCGCTGGACACTCTTTCTTGTGCCAAACACAAGTTGAAAGATCTCGAGCTTCAG ATGATAAAAAAGGACGAAAATATCAACCAGCTCCAGAATGATTTGCAAGAATGCATGAAGGAACTTAGCCTCATGAAGGGGATACTACCAAAAGTATCTCAGGAAAGAGATTACATGTGGGAGGAAGTTAAGAACTACAGTGAGAAGAACATGTTGTTGAACTCTGAGGTCAACACGTTGAAAAAGAAGGTAGAGACGCTCGATGAAGACATACTTATGAAAGAAGGTCAAATCACAATCTTGAAGGACAGCTTAGGCAAACCTTTCGATCTTCTTTCAAGTCCTGATTCTACTAGAGAATTCCTGTTGGAGTGA
- the LOC101252881 gene encoding deaminated glutathione amidase, chloroplastic/cytosolic, with product MNFCLNTQLSFTYKFAVVSASTGAGKSIAMANSVRIAAAQMTSVNNLAVNFGTCSRLVKEAASAGAKLLCFPENFSFVGDLEGESLKIAEPLDGPIMKGYCSLARESNIWLSLGGFQEKGSDNAHLRNTHVLIDDNGNIRSTYSKMHLFDVDVPGGAVYKESSFTEAGKDIVVVDSPFGRLGVTVCYDLRFPELYQQLRFNHDAQVLLVPAAFTTVTGQAHWEILLRARAIETQCYVIAAAQAGKHNDKRESYGDTLIIDPWGTIVGRLSDRSSTGITVADIDFSLIDSVRAKMPVCKHRKPAEFWNQSV from the exons ATGAATTTTTGTCTGAATACACAATTGAGCTTCACTTATAAGTTCGCCGTGGTTTCTGCTTCCACCGGCGCCGGAAAATCCATAGCTATGGCCAACTCCGTCAGAATCGCCGCCGCTCAGATGACCTCCGTCAATAACCTCGCCGTCAATTTCGGTACTTGCTCTCGCCTCGTTAAG GAAGCAGCTTCAGCGGGGGCAAAATTGCTATGTTTTCCTGAAAATTTCTCTTTTGTGGGAGACCTAGAGGGAGAGAGTCTTAAAATTGCTGAGCCCCTAGATGGACCTATTATGAAAGGCTACTGCTCTCTTGCAAG GGAATCAAATATTTGGTTGTCTCTAGGAGGATTCCAAGAAAAAGGGAGTGACAATGCACACTTGCGCAACACTCATGTTCTCATTGATGATAATGGAAATATTAGGAGCACATACAGTAAGATGCATCT ATTTGACGTGGATGTTCCTGGAGGTGCAGTTTATAAAGAGAGCAGTTTCACTGAAGCTG GAAAGGATATTGTTGTGGTGGACAGCCCCTTCGGTCGTTTAGGTGTCACCGTTTGTTACGATTTAAGATTCCCTGAGTTGTATCAACAACTGAGGTTCAATCATGATGCACAG GTTTTGTTAGTGCCTGCTGCTTTCACAACGGTAACTGGTCAGGCACATTGGGAGATTCTTCTTCGTGCTCGTGCAATTGAAACACAGTGTTAT GTCATAGCTGCCGCTCAAGCAGGGAAGCATAATGATAAAAGGGAAAGTTATGGAGATACTTTAATAATTGATCCATGGGGAACAATAGTTGGTCGCTTGTCAG ATCGATCGTCAACAGGTATTACTGTTGCAGATATTGACTTCTCATTAATAGATTCAGTCCGAGCAAAGATGCCAGTGTGTAAG CATCGCAAGCCTGCTGAGTTCTGGAATCAGTCTGTATGA
- the LOC101252586 gene encoding peroxisome biogenesis protein 12 — protein sequence MLFQVGGQGTRPTFFEMAAAQQLPSSLRAALTYSLGVLALRRPFIHKILDYEDECFALLTLVLETHSLRTTDGSFAESLYGLRRRAVNIKVKGDNKGLDAREEINHTGLEKRQKVLSVVFLVILPYLRSKLHSIYNKEREAALQASLWGTEDERFGDTDYFDGNGNSIVSTSSSDTEESVRDRLRKKIRKIVAVCYPWIHAGNEGLSFAYQLLYLLDATGFYSLGLHALGIHVCRATGQELMDTSSRISKIRSRERERLRGPPWLKAVQSALLSCAYGVLDYAQTGLIAAVFFFKMMEWWYQSAEERMSAPTVYPPPPPPPPPKVAKDGIPLPTDRTLCPLCSQKRANPSVVAVSGLVFCYSCVFRYVSQYKRCPVTLMPATVDHIRRLFHDV from the exons ATGTTGTTTCAAGTAGGAGGACAAGGGACTCGTCCTACTTTCTTTGAAATGGCTGCTGCACAACAGTTGCCTTCTAGTCTTAGAGCTGCTTTAACTTATTCCCTTGGT GTTTTAGCTTTAAGAAGACCTTTCATCCACAAAATTCTAGATTATGAGGATGAGTGCTTTGCTTTGCTTACGCTAGTTCTTGAAACTCATAGCTTACGAACTACAG ATGGGTCTTTTGCTGAGTCTTTATATGGTCTGCGAAGAAGGGCAGTTAACATAAAAGTTAAGGGTGATAACAAAGGTCTAGACGCCAGAGAAGAAATTAATCACACTGGGTTGGAGAAGCGCCAAAAAGTTCTTTCAGTTGTGTTTCTG GTCATATTGCCATATCTCAGATCAAAATTGCATTCAATCTACAATAAAGAAAGAGAGGCTGCTCTTCAAGCTAGTTTATGGGGCACTGAGGATGAGAGATTTGGTGACACTGACTATTTTGATGGAAATGGAAACTCCATAGTTTCAACAAGCAGTTCAGATACAGAAGAATCAGTTAGAGATCGTTTGAGAAAGAAAATCCGTAAGATCGTAGCTGTTTGCTACCCATGGATACATGCTGGAAATGAAG GTTTATCATTTGCTTACCAGCTACTGTATTTGCTGGATGCTACTGGATTTTACTCTCTAGGACTCCATGCCCTTGGCATTCATGTCTGTCGGGCTACAGGACAGGAGCTG ATGGATACTTCTTCTAGGATTTCTAAAATAAGAAGCCGTGAACGAGAGAGACTTCGTGGCCCTCCTTGGCTAAAG GCAGTACAAAGTGCTTTACTAAGTTGTGCATATGGAGTTCTTGACTATGCTCAAACTGGCCTAATAGCGGCAGTGTTTTTCTTTAAA ATGATGGAGTGGTGGTACCAGTCAGCAGAAGAAAGGATGTCAGCTCCAACTGTTTAtccacccccaccccctccTCCACCTCCAAAG GTTGCGAAAGATGGAATTCCACTACCTACAGACAGAACACTGTGTCCTTTGTGCTCACAAAAGCGTGCAAATCCCTCAGTGGTGGCAGTTTCAGGATTAGTCTTCTGCTATTCCTGCGTTTTCCGATATGTCTCTCAG TATAAGCGATGCCCTGTGACGTTGATGCCTGCAACTGTGGATCATATCAGAAGActatttcatgatgtttaa
- the LOC101252285 gene encoding multiple organellar RNA editing factor 2, chloroplastic, with protein MASKITKSISRTLYTYRFSTRFISSASSPSITQPPSLPAVGSSPQPSFLLSHSLLPTNPNGLKPFSLNTVRFRVNRSGSSPYTPGTGDRAPTEMAPLFPGCDYEHWLIVMDKPGGEGAHKQQMIDCYVQTLAKVLGSEEEAKKKIYNVSCERYFGFGCEVDEETANKMEGLPGVLFVLPDSYVDPEYKDYGAELFVNGEIIQRSPERQRRVEPVPQRNDRIRPNRYNRRRDNMR; from the exons ATGGCCTCCAAAATCACCAAATCCATTTCTAGAACCCTCTACACTTATCGTTTTTCTACTCGTTTCATCTCCTCCGCTTCATCGCCGTCGATTACTCAACCGCCGTCACTTCCTGCCGTCGGATCTTCACCTCAGCCGTCATTTCTGCTCTCACACTCCCTTCTACCTACCAACCCTAATGGCCTCAAGCCGTTTAGCCTCAATACGGTACGGTTCAGAGTTAACCGGTCCGGTAGCTCTCCTTACACTCCAGGAACCGGGGACCGAGCTCCGACTGAGATGGCACCACTGTTTCCGGGATGCGATTACGAGCACTGGCTCATTGTTATGGATAAGCCTGGTGGAGAAGGAGCTCATAAACAGCAAATGATTGATTGTTATGTCCAAACCCTTGCTAAAGTCCTCGGGAG TGAAGAGGAAGCAAAAAAGAAGATTTACAATGTCTCTTGTGAGAGGTACTTTGGTTTCGGATGTGAAGTTGATGAAGAGACTGCTAATAAAATGGAAG GTTTGCCAGGTGTTCTGTTTGTGCTGCCTGATTCCTATGTTGATCCTGAATACAAGGATTATGGAG CTGAACTTTTTGTCAACGGGGAGATAATTCAAAGATCACCTGAACGACAGAGGAGAGTAGAGCCTGTCCCTCAGCGTAACGACAGAATAAGACCCAATAGATACAACAGGCGCAGAGATAACATGCGATGA
- the LOC101251985 gene encoding uncharacterized protein: MEDWSKYVHSPAHLAVAKRDYATLKRIVADLPQLSKAGEVNTETESLAAELNADSVSAVIDRRDVPGRETPLHLAVRMRDPVSAEILMAAGADWSLQNENGWSALQEAVCTKEENIAMIIARHYQPLAWAKWCRRLPRIVASAGRIRDFYMEITFHFESSVIPFIGRIAPSDTYRIWKRGSNLRADMTLAGFDGFRIQRSDQTFLFLGEGYSSEDGNRSLSPGSLIVLAHKEKEITNALEGAGVQPSEAEVAREVALMSQTNMYRPGIDVTQAELIPHLNWRRQERSEMVGTWKAKVYDMLNVMVSVKSRRVPGAITDEELFTVNDDEKVVNGGDDDYDDALTAEERMQLDSALQMGNSDGPGEYEEPEGHDFHGNSDGGSFQSCESNGVTKEKKSWFGWSKKGPKDTSDDSEDSKLVKKFSKLAPEDSKLRPNDNHASSSEVAREDSGDGKRNKDKSSKKKKKKGTIGEPKTESEYKKGLRPVLWLTPDFPLKTEELLPLLDILANKVKAVRRLRELLTTKLPPGTFPVKVAIPIVPTIRVLVTFTKFEELEPVDEFSTPLSSPTNFQDAKSKESDGSTSWISWMKGNRDELSSDSKNHSFQDEIDPFRIPSDYAWVDANEKKRRMKAKKARSKKHKKHSAPRNPENGQQTSEDVEE; this comes from the exons ATGGAAGATTGGTCCAAGTACGTTCACAGTCCAGCTCATTTGGCTGTGGCTAAGCGAGACTATGCTACATTGAAAAGAATAGTTGCTGACCTTCCTCAACTGTCCAAGGCTGGTGAAGTGAACACTGAGACAGAGTCTCTGGCTGCTGAGCTTAATGCAGATTCTGTTTCTGCAGTAATTGATAGGCGGGATGTTCCTGGTCGTGAAACCCCATTGCACCTTGCTgttcggatgagggatcctgtCTCAGCTGAGATTTTAATGGCTGCAGGTGCTGATTGGAGCCTTCAGAATGAGAATGGGTGGAGTGCTCTCCAGGAAGCAGTGTGTACCAAGGAGGAGAATATTGCTATGATTATTGCTAGGCATTATCAGCCCCTTGCCTGGGCCAAGTGGTGCCGTAGACTTCCTAGGATTGTTGCCTCAGCTGGTCGGATTCGTGATTTCTACATGGAGATAACCTTTCACTTTGAGAGCTCGGTAATACCATTCATTGGACGGATTGCTCCGTCAGACACTTACCGGATTTGGAAACGGGGTTCTAATCTTCGTGCAGATATGACTCTTGCAGGATTTGATGGGTTCCGCATTCAACGGTCAGATCAAACTTTCCTCTTTCTTGGAGAAGGGTATTCATCAGAAGATGGAAACAGATCTTTGAGTCCTGGTTCTTTGATTGTGCTTGCTCACAAGGAGAAAGAGATTACAAATGCGTTAGAGGGAGCTGGTGTGCAACCATCAGAAGCTGAAGTTGCTCGTGAGGTAGCTTTGATGTCCCAAACAAATATGTATAGACCAGGCATTGATGTCACCCAGGCGGAGCTTATTCCCCACTTAAATTGGAGGAGACAGGAGAGGTCTGAGATGGTTGGTACATGGAAGGCAAAGGTGTATGATATGCTTAATGTCATGGTCAGTGTAAAATCAAGGCGCGTTCCTGGTGCTATAACTGATGAGGAGCTCTTTACAGTGAATGATGATGAGAAAGTAGTGAATGGTGGTGacgatgattatgatgatgcaTTAACAGCTGAAGAAAGAATGCAGTTAGATTCTGCACTTCAGATGGGCAATTCAGATGGACCTGGTGAGTATGAAGAGCCTGAAGGTCACGATTTCCATGGAAACTCTGATGGAGGTTCATTTCAGAGTTGTGAATCCAATGGTGTTACAAAGGAGAAGAAAAGTTGGTTTGGTTGGAGCAAAAAAGGCCCCAAagacactagtgatgattcaGAAGACTCAAAGCTTGTAAAGAAGTTCTCAAAGCTGGCCCCAGAGGATAGCAAGCTGAGACCAAATGACAATCATGCATCATCATCTGAAGTTGCTCGGGAGGATTCTGGGGATGGTAAAAGGAACAAAGATAAGAGCagcaagaagaaaaagaagaaaggaacCATAGGGGAGCCCAAGACCGAAAGTGAGTATAAAAAAGGATTAAGACCTGTTTTGTGGTTGACACCGGACTTCCCACTGAAAACAGAAGAACTGTTGCCATTGCTTGACATTCTAGCCAACAAGGTTAAAGCTGTCAGAAGATTAAGGGAGCTTTTAACTACTAAATTACCTCCTGGCACGTTTCCTGTCAAG GTTGCTATCCCTATTGTTCCAACAATTCGAGTTCTTGTTACATTTACAAAATTTGAAGAGCTCGAACCAGTGGACGAATTTTCAACCCCTCTTTCAAGTCCTACAAATTTCCAAGATGCTAAGTCTAAGGAATCTGATGGCTCTACATCATGGATTTCATGGATGAAGGGGAACCGTGATGAGCTATCTAGCGACAGTAAAAACCACAGTTTCCAGGATGAGATTGACCCTTTCCGTATACCTTCAGATTATGCTTGGGTTGATGCAAATGAGAAAAAACGCCGAATGAAAGCCAAGAAAGCTAGGAGCAAGAAGCATAAAAAGCATAGTGCCCCTAGAAATCCAGAGAATGGGCAGCAGACTAGTGAGGATGTTGAAGAATAA